The proteins below come from a single Spirochaetaceae bacterium genomic window:
- a CDS encoding PD-(D/E)XK nuclease domain-containing protein yields MEDSSSHGRLDMAVRTGGHTYLFEFKVAEMAPPGSALTQLKERDYAAKYRTRGKPIHLIGVEFSRQTRNITTFDTSDA; encoded by the coding sequence GTGGAGGACTCCAGCAGCCACGGCCGCCTCGACATGGCCGTGCGCACCGGCGGCCACACATACCTGTTCGAATTCAAGGTCGCCGAGATGGCGCCGCCGGGATCGGCGCTCACCCAGCTAAAGGAGCGCGATTACGCGGCCAAGTACCGCACCCGCGGCAAACCGATCCACCTGATCGGCGTAGAGTTCAGCCGCCAGACCCGCAACATCACCACCTTCGACACCAGCGACGCCTGA